The genome window TCCATTTTCCTTCTTTTCGGGCAAATACAAGTCCCGCATCGCATAAGAGCTTCATATCATGGGAAAGCGTGGGCTGGGTAACCTGGAATTCCGCCTGAATCTTGCAGGCACAAAGCTCTCCATCGGACAGCATGTCGATTATTTTCAGTCTCTTAGGATCGGAAAGTACTTTGAAGATCTTTGCATACTCTGTATAATCAATCTCTCTCATCTCCGCCTCCTTATATAGATTTTCTTCTATGTTTTACATTTTATCTCATACATAGAAATTTGTCAATGTGTTTTATCCAATCAACACTCGTTTTCCCTGAAATGCAAATCCATATGTTCTTATTTTTTCTCTTGGTACGCCCTTTGATTCCAGCATAGATGCATAGTTTTCCTTCTCAATCTGCACTAACGCTCTCTTAACCGTCTCCTCCAAAGTCTTCTCTTTCCTTGAATCAAATACTTTGAATTCCAAAATCATCGCATCCCTATTATCTTCCAGAGGCTCCAGCATAACATCATATCTTCCAAATCCACTTTCACGATTTGAAAGAATCCTATACTGATCTGCGAGTTCTACCAGGAGATCCAGTACAAATCCATGATAGAACCTTTCCGGATCAGACGCATCTGATGGTTTATTTCCCGTATCAAAATAGCTGAAAATCTCTAACGCCACCTGATTCATATAATGATTCATAGCATCCACATCATTTAGCAAAAGCGCTTTAATGAACCGGTTATATTCCTGTTCACTCTCCACAAACCAACTGCGCACCGTGTTTTCAAACATGATTTTGACTTCTTTATTTGTAAGCGTCAATGTATAATAATATCTTCCAGAAGCTTCCTCAAACACACAGCTTGCCACTTTTAAATATCCGCATGCCAGCAGCAGGCTCCACACTGCATTCTCCTGACGGGATAACTGGTTAAATACCACCTGTTCATCAATAACTTTTTTCAAAAAGCCACCTTTTAAAAGTTCTTCAAAATCAGTTTTAATCTCAATGCTGCCTTCCCTAAGCAATTTATTTACCAGTGTATTACTGCTGGAATTCGCCCAGTACGTGCCAAACTCCCGTTTTTCCAGAAAATTAATGATCGACCATGGATTGTAGATATCCGCATGATTTCCAAAGGTAAAGCCATCATACCATTCTTTCACCTTCACCTTATAATCCGCTAAGCCATACTCCTCGAGCGCACTAAAAACTTCCTCCTCTGTGAAACCAAAAGAAATTTCATATTTCTTTGAGGTCGTCGTAACCACTTCCAGGTTATTAAGATCCGAAAAAATCGACTCCTTACTAACCCGGGTAATCCCTGTCATAATAGCTCTTTCCAGATAAGAATTCGTTTTAAACGCAGCATTAAACATACTTCGCGTAAATGCCGCCAACTCGTCCCAAAATCCACTGACATAGGCTTCCTGCATCGGCGTGTCGTATTCGTCCAACAAAATAATGACCTTTTTCCCATAATACCTGGCCAAATATTTTGACATATTGTGAATTGCCATCGTAGCAGTCACTTCGTCCATATACGTTTTTACATTAAGAAAATATTCCTTTTCATTCGCCGTAAGAATATCCGTTTCCAAAAGAAAATGATTTTCATTATATAACGCTTCCAGAATCTGATTAATTCGCAATCGGGCTTTTTCATAAGTATCCTCTTTTACATTTGCAAAAGAAAGACTAATTACCGGATAAGTTCCCTGAAGCTCACGATATTTTTCACTCTGCCAAATAGACAGGTTTTCAAACAAGCTGCCTTTATCTTTATACTTTACAGAAAAGAACTGTTCCGTCATACTCATAGTCAGAGTTTTCCCAAAACGTCTTGGTCTTGTAATTAAGGTAACATCATCACCGCTTTCCCACCATTCCCGAATAAATGAGGTCTTATCTACATAAAAATAGTTTCCCAATATTACTTTTTCAAAATCCTGTTTTCCAATCGCCACAGTTCTTTCCACTTATTTTTACCTCCTATTACACGCCTACCTTCTTACAAATATCCTTCAGGCAGCATTTATCGCAATACGGTTTTGTCCGGGCGGTACACACATCCCG of Roseburia hominis contains these proteins:
- a CDS encoding metalloregulator ArsR/SmtB family transcription factor, which codes for MREIDYTEYAKIFKVLSDPKRLKIIDMLSDGELCACKIQAEFQVTQPTLSHDMKLLCDAGLVFARKEGKWTHYRLNLDKLNDTYKTLGRLIVPKEYESIICDCK
- a CDS encoding AAA family ATPase, producing MERTVAIGKQDFEKVILGNYFYVDKTSFIREWWESGDDVTLITRPRRFGKTLTMSMTEQFFSVKYKDKGSLFENLSIWQSEKYRELQGTYPVISLSFANVKEDTYEKARLRINQILEALYNENHFLLETDILTANEKEYFLNVKTYMDEVTATMAIHNMSKYLARYYGKKVIILLDEYDTPMQEAYVSGFWDELAAFTRSMFNAAFKTNSYLERAIMTGITRVSKESIFSDLNNLEVVTTTSKKYEISFGFTEEEVFSALEEYGLADYKVKVKEWYDGFTFGNHADIYNPWSIINFLEKREFGTYWANSSSNTLVNKLLREGSIEIKTDFEELLKGGFLKKVIDEQVVFNQLSRQENAVWSLLLACGYLKVASCVFEEASGRYYYTLTLTNKEVKIMFENTVRSWFVESEQEYNRFIKALLLNDVDAMNHYMNQVALEIFSYFDTGNKPSDASDPERFYHGFVLDLLVELADQYRILSNRESGFGRYDVMLEPLEDNRDAMILEFKVFDSRKEKTLEETVKRALVQIEKENYASMLESKGVPREKIRTYGFAFQGKRVLIG